A single genomic interval of Psychroserpens sp. NJDZ02 harbors:
- a CDS encoding OsmC family protein: MSIKHTFKASINWNINEGESTKNPRTFSRNHEVVIENKATPLKVSAAKPFRGDDALYNPEDLLLSALTSCHMMSYLYVCAQNNIEVLSYTDDAEGDLEVNISGSGSFKTVRLKPIVTIKDASQKDLALSLHKKANSLCFIANSCHFPIVHEATIVIQ; encoded by the coding sequence ATGTCTATCAAACACACCTTCAAAGCAAGCATTAATTGGAATATAAATGAAGGCGAAAGCACGAAAAACCCAAGAACCTTCAGTCGGAATCATGAAGTTGTCATAGAGAACAAAGCAACGCCTTTAAAAGTATCCGCAGCAAAACCATTTAGGGGTGATGACGCATTATACAATCCAGAAGATTTATTGCTATCTGCCTTAACATCGTGTCACATGATGTCTTATTTATATGTTTGTGCTCAAAATAATATAGAAGTATTAAGCTATACAGATGATGCTGAAGGTGATTTAGAAGTCAATATTTCAGGTAGTGGTAGTTTTAAAACGGTACGACTAAAACCAATAGTGACCATAAAAGACGCTAGTCAAAAAGACTTAGCGTTAAGTTTACATAAAAAGGCAAACAGCTTATGTTTTATAGCTAATTCATGTCATTTTCCAATTGTTCATGAGGCTACTATAGTGATCCAATAA
- a CDS encoding sigma-70 family RNA polymerase sigma factor, with amino-acid sequence MDTQDIWKLHADDIRYFIFSKVKDAVVADDLLQETFIKVHTKLKTLKDEDKMKSWVFSIARYTVLDYFRSKKIVYETTDEDFIFEEQKLEHTEVDCLHGIIKSLPKKYRDPLFLSDIKGLKQKQIAEQLNLPLPTIKSQIQRGRKLIAQGFVDCCDFIINDDGFLVGEIKDKADCKMCH; translated from the coding sequence ATGGATACTCAAGACATTTGGAAATTACATGCAGACGACATCAGATATTTTATTTTTAGTAAAGTAAAAGATGCTGTGGTAGCGGACGATTTATTGCAAGAAACGTTTATAAAAGTGCACACTAAGCTAAAGACCTTAAAAGATGAAGATAAGATGAAGTCTTGGGTATTCTCTATAGCAAGATATACGGTTCTAGATTATTTTAGAAGTAAAAAAATAGTGTATGAAACTACGGATGAAGATTTTATTTTTGAAGAACAAAAACTAGAGCATACAGAAGTTGATTGTTTGCATGGGATTATTAAAAGTTTGCCTAAAAAGTATCGTGATCCTTTGTTTTTAAGTGATATAAAAGGCTTGAAACAAAAGCAAATAGCGGAACAGTTAAACTTGCCTTTGCCAACCATAAAATCGCAAATACAACGGGGAAGAAAACTAATTGCTCAAGGTTTTGTTGATTGTTGTGATTTTATAATAAATGACGATGGTTTTTTGGTTGGAGAAATCAAAGACAAAGCAGACTGTAAAATGTGTCATTAA
- a CDS encoding DEAD/DEAH box helicase: MSFKKYHPSLKENIEKAGLETTNAFQKQVMPLIKGGSDLYAIGPKGCGKTTAMIISTIQKLGAEAYEDSPRALIVVKDKQTTLDLKERFEVFTKRTDLRIYCAYEEYDLEKQREEVYYGVDILITTPKRLSKLYHLNSLHLGELQLFMIHDADFIARNNYHNYVLRLSESAPKAKFVIYSETFNAKIKAFQDSFMYNARIVDFT, from the coding sequence ATGTCGTTCAAAAAATACCATCCTTCATTAAAAGAAAATATTGAAAAAGCAGGTTTAGAAACTACTAATGCGTTTCAAAAACAAGTAATGCCTTTAATAAAAGGAGGAAGCGATTTATATGCTATCGGTCCAAAAGGCTGTGGTAAAACGACAGCTATGATTATTAGCACGATTCAAAAATTAGGAGCAGAGGCTTATGAGGATTCTCCTAGAGCATTAATTGTAGTAAAAGATAAACAAACAACTTTAGATTTAAAGGAGCGTTTTGAAGTCTTTACTAAAAGAACCGATTTACGTATTTATTGTGCTTATGAAGAGTATGATTTAGAAAAGCAACGTGAAGAGGTGTATTATGGTGTTGATATTTTAATCACGACACCAAAACGTTTAAGTAAATTATATCATTTAAATAGTTTGCATTTAGGCGAATTACAATTGTTTATGATACATGATGCTGACTTTATTGCCAGAAATAATTATCATAATTATGTATTGCGATTAAGTGAAAGCGCACCTAAAGCAAAGTTTGTTATTTACTCGGAGACTTTTAATGCTAAAATTAAAGCGTTCCAAGACTCATTTATGTATAACGCAAGAATAGTAGATTTTACTTAA
- a CDS encoding Lrp/AsnC family transcriptional regulator: protein MSIDTLNWKILKCLQQNARQSNAEIGRQVGITSPAVSERIRKMEDLGIIQNHITLISPYEVGYQLKALITLQAFMGKLKPFLEKVKTFDEVINCYRITGNENIVMEVILKNHKHLEAFIDQLIVYGECKTQIILSHVVKNNAITKH from the coding sequence ATGAGCATTGATACCCTTAATTGGAAAATTTTAAAGTGTTTGCAGCAAAATGCAAGACAATCTAATGCCGAAATTGGTAGGCAAGTAGGAATCACCTCACCTGCAGTTTCTGAGCGTATCAGAAAAATGGAAGACCTAGGAATAATCCAAAACCATATTACTCTAATTTCTCCTTATGAAGTGGGGTATCAATTAAAAGCATTGATTACTTTACAAGCATTTATGGGAAAACTAAAACCTTTTTTAGAGAAAGTAAAAACCTTTGATGAAGTCATTAATTGTTACCGAATTACAGGTAACGAGAATATCGTTATGGAAGTCATTTTAAAAAACCACAAACATTTAGAAGCTTTTATAGACCAGTTAATTGTTTATGGCGAATGTAAAACACAAATTATCTTGTCGCATGTGGTTAAAAATAATGCGATTACGAAGCATTAA
- a CDS encoding DJ-1/PfpI family protein yields the protein MKHLLYLFTVVLVVSCNSSETKKEIQTNTSTNTTQIQKAKQFPDLKPDRYNVAFLIMDGTFNTELTAPFDIFQHTIFRDSIKAMNVFTVANTDHAITTFEGMRLLPDYNYVTDSLPKIDILVVPSAEHHLDSDLDDMVMLNFVKQVAKTAKFITSHCDGAFVLAEAGLLNNKVSTTFPSDIDTMRKRYPNLDIKKDVLFVHDGKYITSAGGAKSFEAALYLCEYLYGKDVAKSLAGGLVIDWDVTKIPHLIVD from the coding sequence ATGAAACACCTATTATACCTTTTTACTGTAGTACTTGTTGTAAGCTGCAATTCTTCTGAAACTAAAAAAGAAATTCAGACTAATACAAGTACCAACACAACGCAGATACAAAAAGCAAAACAATTCCCTGATTTAAAACCTGACCGCTATAATGTCGCGTTTTTAATCATGGATGGCACATTTAATACGGAACTAACTGCCCCTTTTGATATTTTTCAGCACACTATATTTAGAGATAGTATTAAAGCTATGAATGTATTTACAGTTGCTAATACAGACCACGCAATCACTACTTTTGAAGGGATGCGATTACTACCCGATTATAATTATGTTACGGATAGTTTACCTAAAATTGACATTTTAGTTGTCCCAAGTGCAGAACATCATTTAGATAGTGATTTAGACGATATGGTAATGCTCAATTTTGTTAAGCAAGTGGCTAAAACTGCAAAATTTATAACCTCACATTGCGATGGTGCTTTTGTATTAGCAGAAGCTGGTCTTTTAAATAACAAAGTTTCTACAACTTTTCCCAGTGATATAGATACGATGCGTAAACGCTATCCTAATTTAGATATTAAAAAAGACGTGCTTTTTGTGCATGATGGTAAATACATTACATCGGCTGGAGGTGCTAAAAGCTTTGAAGCTGCTTTGTATTTATGCGAGTATCTTTACGGAAAAGACGTCGCGAAATCTTTAGCTGGAGGTTTGGTTATCGATTGGGATGTTACTAAGATTCCGCATTTAATTGTAGACTAA
- a CDS encoding VOC family protein, whose translation MNLNQVTISSTNLKKAVDFYILLGLKLIVDALPRYARFECPEGDATFSIHFNENKQQHNNTIVYFEDKNLEALVFQLKQKGITFISELEHKSWLWAETHLLDPDGNKIILFKAGDNRKNPPWRIN comes from the coding sequence ATGAATTTAAACCAAGTTACCATATCATCTACTAATCTAAAAAAAGCGGTAGATTTTTACATCCTATTAGGACTCAAACTGATCGTAGATGCTTTACCGCGTTATGCTAGGTTTGAATGTCCTGAAGGCGACGCTACTTTTTCTATTCATTTTAATGAAAATAAACAACAACACAATAACACTATCGTTTATTTTGAAGATAAAAATTTAGAAGCTTTAGTTTTTCAACTGAAACAAAAAGGTATTACATTTATATCAGAATTAGAACACAAGTCATGGCTTTGGGCCGAAACTCATTTACTAGATCCTGACGGAAATAAAATTATATTATTTAAAGCTGGTGACAATCGAAAAAATCCACCTTGGCGCATTAACTAA
- a CDS encoding MFS transporter, translated as MKKLLKNYVSTFDGLSKEVWWLSLITLINRAGTMVIPFLSLYLTADLGFTLSNVGTIMTAFGLGSVIGSWLGGKLTDKIGYYKIMVFSLFISGFMFIGLQYLKTIYTLSLGIFALMVVADMFRPAMFVALSAYSKPENKTRSVTLIRLAINLGFSAGPAVGGLIIVSLGYGGLFWVDGITCIAATVLLIKVLNPKKTRVQDDIKVDNPYSAYKDKPFILFLFALFLFGFIFLQYFSTMPLYYRERHLLSELEIGLLLGANGFFIFLLEMPLIKYLENTRFSKIALILFGAFLTAISFLILNFSSWSGILIFAMFLMTVGEMIAFPFANAFALQQAKKGNQGEYMALYSIAFSFAHIFGHKTGMELVEGVGYDNTWYIMTLLGGLCMLLLYLLNQFMKGKKNAK; from the coding sequence ATGAAAAAACTACTAAAAAATTACGTAAGCACTTTTGATGGCCTGTCAAAAGAAGTCTGGTGGCTGTCTTTAATTACCTTAATTAACAGAGCTGGTACTATGGTTATTCCTTTTCTGTCTTTGTATTTAACAGCAGACTTAGGTTTTACATTGTCAAACGTCGGTACAATAATGACCGCTTTTGGATTAGGTTCTGTCATCGGATCATGGTTAGGTGGAAAATTAACCGATAAGATTGGTTACTATAAAATCATGGTTTTCAGTTTATTTATATCTGGTTTCATGTTTATTGGTTTACAATACCTAAAAACTATTTACACGTTGTCCTTAGGTATTTTTGCGTTGATGGTTGTTGCAGATATGTTTAGACCAGCCATGTTTGTGGCATTAAGCGCCTATAGTAAACCAGAAAACAAAACTAGAAGTGTTACTTTAATCAGATTAGCTATTAATTTAGGATTTTCTGCAGGTCCCGCTGTTGGAGGCTTAATAATTGTAAGCTTAGGTTACGGTGGTCTATTTTGGGTAGACGGCATTACTTGTATTGCTGCTACCGTACTTTTAATAAAAGTGTTAAACCCTAAGAAGACGCGGGTACAGGATGACATTAAAGTGGACAACCCCTACTCTGCATATAAGGATAAACCGTTTATACTCTTTTTATTTGCGTTGTTTTTGTTTGGATTTATATTCTTACAATACTTTTCTACCATGCCTTTATATTACAGAGAACGTCACTTGTTAAGCGAATTAGAAATTGGTTTACTACTTGGTGCCAATGGCTTTTTTATCTTTTTATTAGAAATGCCATTAATTAAGTACTTAGAAAATACGCGCTTTTCAAAAATAGCATTGATATTATTTGGTGCATTTTTAACGGCTATTAGTTTTCTAATTCTTAACTTTTCTAGTTGGTCAGGAATTTTGATTTTCGCCATGTTTTTAATGACGGTTGGCGAAATGATAGCCTTTCCATTCGCAAATGCTTTTGCATTGCAGCAAGCAAAAAAAGGAAATCAAGGCGAGTATATGGCCTTATATTCTATAGCCTTTTCTTTTGCTCATATTTTTGGTCATAAAACAGGAATGGAACTTGTCGAAGGGGTTGGTTATGATAATACGTGGTATATTATGACTTTATTAGGAGGTTTATGTATGTTACTGTTATACCTCTTGAATCAATTTATGAAAGGAAAAAAAAATGCTAAATGA
- a CDS encoding DUF1684 domain-containing protein, with protein sequence MRYFVLLLVMVTTLGCGQDKLPLLGDTEYQRKMNADFKDAAKSPLTDRDRKVFRSLDFFKHDSTYSVTADFKRTPNEVSFKMKTTTDRLVDYVKYGEATFKIKDKALKLNVYQDLDMAKEVGQEEALFLPFMDNTNGTESYKGGRYIEVKLPENNQIIIDFNKAYNPYCAYNKRYSCPIVPNENILYVRIEAGIKKYQKLED encoded by the coding sequence ATGAGATATTTTGTTCTTCTTTTAGTAATGGTCACGACCTTAGGTTGTGGGCAAGATAAATTACCACTATTAGGGGATACTGAATACCAACGGAAGATGAATGCTGATTTTAAAGATGCAGCAAAATCACCGTTAACAGATCGTGATCGTAAGGTTTTTAGAAGTTTAGATTTTTTTAAGCACGATAGTACTTATAGTGTTACTGCGGATTTTAAAAGAACACCAAATGAAGTGTCTTTTAAGATGAAAACGACAACAGATAGATTAGTTGATTACGTAAAATATGGTGAAGCCACTTTTAAAATTAAAGACAAAGCATTAAAGTTAAATGTGTATCAAGACTTAGACATGGCTAAAGAAGTCGGTCAGGAGGAAGCTTTGTTTTTGCCATTTATGGATAATACAAATGGAACAGAGAGTTACAAAGGCGGGCGCTATATTGAAGTTAAATTACCAGAAAACAATCAAATAATTATAGATTTTAATAAAGCTTATAATCCATATTGTGCTTACAACAAAAGATATTCTTGTCCCATTGTTCCAAACGAAAATATTTTATATGTGCGTATTGAAGCGGGAATCAAAAAGTACCAAAAGTTGGAAGATTAA
- the crcB gene encoding fluoride efflux transporter CrcB, protein MKQLVLVFVGGGFGSVLRYIIGKALNNTENGIPYGTFAANILGSLLIGIILGLALKNDTLNNNQTLLLATGFCGGFTTFSTFAYENHMFLKAGDFTSFALYTITSFILGFLAVFFGMWLAKQF, encoded by the coding sequence ATGAAACAACTAGTATTAGTTTTTGTAGGTGGTGGTTTTGGAAGTGTACTTCGTTATATTATCGGAAAAGCACTTAACAATACAGAAAACGGAATTCCATACGGAACCTTTGCTGCCAATATATTAGGTAGTTTACTAATTGGAATTATTCTAGGCTTAGCCCTAAAAAACGACACGCTTAATAATAATCAAACGCTATTATTAGCAACAGGATTTTGTGGTGGTTTTACAACGTTTTCAACCTTTGCTTACGAAAACCATATGTTTTTAAAAGCTGGTGATTTTACTAGTTTTGCATTATATACTATTACTAGTTTTATACTTGGTTTTTTGGCTGTTTTCTTTGGGATGTGGTTGGCTAAGCAGTTTTAA
- a CDS encoding SRPBCC family protein, translating into MKYIKYLLFLLLIAFIAIAIYIAVQPNEYTVTRSKTIEAPASLIYDEVIDFKNWKDWNAWIEENPEMIITYPEQTKDIDGSYTWLNKGETGRMTTIAAKPNTSITQNMQFGDQPSAQVDWSFTPNEDGSTEVTWTISGHDLPFGFKAYSAYSGGMDKQIGPYYERSLELLDRKVVESMKQHSTKVDGLTEYGGGFYLYKTTSASGKNISKIVARQHEEIINYMSKNTIIQAGMPFTIYNDMNPSTGNVIMTQAIPVMNNVINDNTSEILCGYMPKTTALKTTLTGNYTYLPKAWDTAYKAITELKLERSQDKPFEIYINDSKKVPNPSLWKTEIYIPITLTDTLTSKL; encoded by the coding sequence ATGAAATATATAAAGTACCTCTTGTTTCTTTTATTAATTGCATTTATAGCTATAGCAATTTATATTGCAGTACAACCTAATGAGTATACAGTCACTAGAAGCAAAACTATCGAGGCGCCTGCTAGTCTAATTTATGACGAAGTTATTGATTTTAAAAACTGGAAAGATTGGAATGCTTGGATTGAAGAGAATCCTGAAATGATTATTACTTATCCTGAACAAACAAAAGACATTGATGGCTCTTATACTTGGTTAAATAAAGGTGAAACAGGCAGAATGACAACTATTGCTGCCAAACCCAATACAAGTATCACCCAAAATATGCAATTTGGAGACCAACCTAGCGCGCAAGTAGATTGGTCGTTTACTCCAAATGAAGATGGCAGTACAGAAGTAACATGGACTATTTCTGGCCATGACTTACCCTTTGGTTTTAAAGCCTACAGTGCCTATTCTGGAGGAATGGATAAACAAATTGGACCATACTACGAGCGTAGTTTAGAACTTTTAGACAGAAAAGTTGTAGAAAGTATGAAACAACATAGCACCAAAGTTGATGGTCTTACAGAGTATGGTGGTGGCTTTTATCTATACAAAACAACATCGGCATCGGGTAAAAATATAAGTAAAATAGTAGCACGTCAGCATGAAGAAATTATAAACTATATGTCAAAAAACACTATTATTCAAGCAGGAATGCCTTTTACTATTTATAATGATATGAATCCAAGTACCGGAAATGTTATCATGACGCAAGCAATCCCTGTTATGAATAATGTTATTAATGATAACACTAGTGAAATCCTTTGTGGGTACATGCCAAAAACAACTGCATTAAAAACGACTTTAACAGGAAATTACACGTATCTACCAAAAGCATGGGACACAGCTTATAAAGCTATTACGGAATTAAAATTAGAACGATCACAAGACAAACCTTTTGAGATTTATATCAATGACTCCAAAAAAGTACCTAACCCTTCACTTTGGAAGACTGAAATTTACATTCCTATTACATTAACAGACACACTAACCTCTAAGCTTTAA
- a CDS encoding dipeptidyl-peptidase 3 family protein, whose protein sequence is MKLKSILSAAFIATLLVSCGNDKVEKPKTEVAPKVETAFDFNVEQFADIKILRYQIPGWENLTLKEQKLVYYLTQAGLSGRDIMWDQNYRHNLKIRKALENVYTNYKGDKKSDNWAAFESYVKRVWFSNGIHHHYSNDKLKPEFSQEYLKEIMSATNTTLVGEAFDVLFNDKDSKKVNLSKGVDNVGLSAVNFYGPNVTNADVESFYKKMKSPNPEKPLSYGLNSQLVKEDGVLKERVYKSGGLYGAAIDEIVKWLELAQGVAENEAQGNALGLLVNYYKTGDLQTWDDYNVAWTAATAGNVDYINSFIEVYNDPLGYRGSYETVVQINDFDMSAKMAVLSENAQWFEDNSPLMDAHKKKSVVGVTYKVVNVAGEAGDASPSTPIGVNLPNANWIRAAVGSKSVSLGNIIHAYNNAGSTGRLKEFVNDDEEYELEEKYGQVADKLHTALHEVIGHASGQLNPGVGETKETLKNYASTLEEGRADLVGLYYLYNPKLQDLGLVDDWKKVGMAAYDGYIRNGLMTQLIRLNLGDDVEEAHMRNRQWVSAWVFEKGQADNVIEKITRDGKTYFNINDYEKLHGLFGQLLRETQRIKSEGDYKAVEDLVEGYGVKVDKAIHNEVLERNKQFTSPAYSGFVNPVLVPETNAAGEITAIKVTQPESFEGQMLDYSKNHSFLPEVN, encoded by the coding sequence ATGAAATTAAAATCAATATTAAGTGCTGCATTTATTGCAACACTATTAGTGTCTTGCGGTAATGATAAGGTCGAAAAACCTAAAACCGAAGTGGCACCAAAAGTAGAGACTGCTTTTGACTTTAATGTCGAGCAATTTGCTGACATTAAGATACTGCGTTACCAAATTCCAGGATGGGAAAACCTAACGTTAAAAGAACAAAAATTAGTTTATTATTTAACACAAGCAGGATTGTCAGGTCGCGATATTATGTGGGATCAAAATTACAGACATAACCTAAAAATTAGAAAAGCTTTAGAAAACGTTTATACTAATTATAAAGGCGATAAAAAGTCAGATAATTGGGCTGCTTTTGAAAGTTATGTAAAGCGTGTATGGTTTAGTAATGGAATTCATCATCATTATTCTAATGACAAGCTTAAGCCGGAATTCTCTCAAGAGTATTTAAAGGAAATTATGTCGGCTACCAACACAACTTTAGTTGGCGAAGCATTTGATGTTTTATTTAACGATAAGGATAGCAAAAAAGTAAATCTATCTAAAGGTGTCGATAACGTTGGTTTGTCTGCTGTTAATTTTTATGGGCCAAATGTAACGAATGCTGATGTGGAATCATTTTATAAAAAAATGAAATCTCCAAATCCAGAAAAGCCACTATCATATGGTTTAAACTCTCAGTTAGTTAAAGAAGATGGTGTGTTAAAAGAGCGTGTGTATAAATCAGGAGGTTTATATGGTGCTGCAATTGATGAGATTGTAAAATGGTTAGAATTAGCACAAGGTGTTGCAGAAAATGAAGCACAAGGTAATGCTTTAGGACTTTTAGTTAACTATTATAAAACTGGAGATTTACAAACATGGGACGATTATAACGTTGCTTGGACAGCAGCAACTGCCGGAAATGTAGATTATATTAACAGTTTTATCGAAGTTTATAATGACCCTTTAGGATATAGAGGATCTTACGAAACGGTTGTACAAATCAACGATTTTGATATGTCAGCAAAAATGGCTGTATTATCTGAAAATGCACAATGGTTTGAAGATAACTCACCTTTAATGGATGCGCATAAAAAGAAAAGTGTTGTAGGCGTAACTTATAAAGTTGTAAATGTTGCAGGAGAAGCAGGAGATGCATCACCAAGCACGCCAATTGGTGTTAACTTACCAAACGCAAACTGGATTCGTGCAGCTGTTGGTAGCAAGTCTGTATCTTTAGGTAATATCATTCATGCTTATAATAATGCAGGAAGTACAGGTCGTTTAAAAGAATTTGTAAATGATGATGAAGAATATGAGTTAGAAGAAAAATACGGACAAGTAGCAGATAAATTACATACAGCATTACACGAAGTTATTGGTCATGCTTCAGGACAATTAAATCCAGGAGTAGGAGAGACTAAAGAGACACTAAAAAATTACGCTTCAACTTTAGAAGAAGGTCGTGCAGATTTAGTAGGGTTATACTATTTATACAACCCGAAATTACAAGATTTAGGATTGGTAGACGATTGGAAAAAAGTGGGTATGGCTGCTTATGATGGTTACATCCGTAATGGGTTAATGACACAATTAATTAGATTAAATCTGGGTGATGATGTGGAAGAAGCGCATATGCGTAACAGACAATGGGTAAGTGCTTGGGTCTTTGAAAAAGGTCAAGCAGATAACGTTATCGAAAAAATTACTCGTGATGGTAAAACATACTTTAACATCAACGATTACGAGAAACTACACGGACTTTTTGGACAATTATTAAGAGAAACTCAACGTATTAAGTCTGAAGGCGATTATAAAGCTGTAGAAGATTTAGTAGAAGGTTATGGTGTAAAAGTAGATAAAGCTATTCATAACGAAGTTTTAGAACGTAATAAGCAATTTACATCTCCAGCATATAGCGGTTTTGTAAATCCAGTATTAGTTCCAGAAACTAATGCAGCTGGAGAGATTACTGCAATTAAAGTAACACAACCAGAAAGTTTTGAAGGACAAATGTTAGACTATAGTAAAAACCATAGCTTTTTACCCGAAGTAAACTAA
- a CDS encoding DUF5723 family protein: MNILKPTATFVALLLSSFSFAQSYVGYAVDNYSGIHGVIDNPSNIVDSRFKTDINIMSGSVFVGSDYYALDFSNIFDENLDIDDNTNLFPSDKNNFFSNAEFVGPSFMFNINDKNSVGIITRVRAFANVNNINGGLYETLNEEFDGVSDFSFDSSNLITNTHAWAEIGFAYGRVLYDDVDHFLKGGITLKLLQGAGVNYFNSPGFSGSYNASTETISTNGSINYGSTIDINNDDDFDFNDLHTGFGADIGITYEWRRDNTTDNKGLNKYLLKVGLSITDIGSITYDNVTQYSFDLNNRTASTVGYDDAEEFLDNNYTSVETTSKQKVNLPTALRLSADYNIHKSIYLSLLGAFSLVQNNTEYTNKINNAVTIAPRLETKWFSFYSPVSFRQYEDFAWGAGFRLGPLTLGSGSILSNMISKESKTADLYLGLKIPIYQSKN, from the coding sequence ATGAATATTTTAAAACCTACTGCTACTTTTGTAGCACTTTTATTGTCTTCTTTTTCTTTCGCACAAAGCTATGTTGGATATGCCGTAGATAATTATTCTGGTATACACGGCGTAATAGACAACCCTTCAAACATTGTTGATTCTAGATTTAAAACAGATATTAATATAATGTCAGGAAGCGTTTTTGTTGGTAGTGATTATTATGCTCTGGACTTTAGTAACATCTTTGATGAGAATCTAGATATTGATGATAATACTAACCTTTTCCCTTCTGATAAGAATAACTTTTTCTCAAATGCTGAATTTGTCGGACCATCTTTCATGTTTAACATCAACGACAAAAACAGTGTTGGTATTATCACTAGAGTCCGTGCTTTTGCTAATGTAAATAATATTAATGGTGGTTTATACGAAACCTTAAATGAAGAATTTGATGGTGTATCAGATTTCTCTTTTGACTCTAGTAATCTGATTACTAATACTCACGCTTGGGCTGAGATTGGTTTTGCTTATGGTCGTGTTTTATATGATGACGTTGATCACTTTTTAAAAGGAGGTATTACCCTTAAATTATTACAAGGTGCTGGTGTTAATTATTTTAATAGTCCAGGGTTTTCTGGTAGCTATAATGCGTCTACAGAAACCATTTCCACTAATGGTAGTATTAATTATGGAAGTACAATTGATATTAATAATGATGATGATTTCGACTTTAATGATTTACACACAGGATTTGGAGCTGATATCGGAATAACTTATGAATGGCGAAGAGATAATACCACAGATAATAAAGGGCTTAACAAATATCTTTTAAAAGTTGGACTATCAATTACTGATATTGGCTCCATCACGTATGATAATGTGACTCAATATAGTTTTGACTTAAATAATCGAACAGCAAGCACTGTTGGATATGATGATGCTGAAGAATTTTTAGATAACAATTACACTTCAGTGGAAACAACAAGTAAACAAAAAGTGAATTTACCTACTGCGCTGCGCTTATCCGCAGATTACAATATACACAAGTCAATATATTTGAGTTTATTAGGTGCTTTTTCGCTAGTTCAAAATAACACTGAATACACTAACAAAATAAATAATGCTGTAACTATTGCACCACGATTAGAAACCAAATGGTTTAGTTTTTATTCTCCTGTTAGTTTTAGACAATATGAAGATTTTGCTTGGGGAGCAGGTTTTAGATTAGGCCCTTTAACTTTAGGCTCTGGATCTATATTATCAAACATGATATCTAAAGAATCTAAAACGGCTGATTTGTATCTTGGTTTAAAAATTCCAATTTATCAAAGTAAAAACTAA
- a CDS encoding nucleoside triphosphate pyrophosphohydrolase family protein gives MQDKIEAVKAFHTAFKIGHKEAPKADLGDAKNKLRFELMREENAEYLEAAQNNDLVEVADALGDMLYILCGTIIEHGMQHKIEEVFAEIQRSNMSKLGEDGEPIYREDGKVLKGPNYFKPNIKGILDK, from the coding sequence ATGCAAGATAAAATTGAAGCAGTAAAAGCTTTTCATACAGCTTTTAAAATAGGACATAAAGAGGCACCAAAGGCAGATTTGGGTGATGCAAAAAACAAATTACGTTTCGAGTTAATGCGAGAGGAAAATGCCGAATATTTGGAGGCTGCTCAAAATAATGACTTAGTGGAAGTTGCAGATGCTTTAGGGGATATGCTTTATATTTTATGTGGTACAATTATCGAGCATGGTATGCAACATAAAATTGAAGAGGTCTTTGCAGAAATACAGCGTAGCAACATGAGTAAATTAGGAGAAGATGGCGAACCAATTTATCGTGAAGACGGAAAAGTATTAAAAGGGCCCAATTACTTTAAGCCAAATATTAAAGGGATATTAGATAAATAG